In the genome of Thermococcus sp. MV5, the window TGGAAAGGGTATCGTGCCTCCAGAGTACTTATCCCTCGAACTTGCTATTATAGCCCTATTGGCAGCGGGAGTTTGGGTAACTATAGCTACAATAAAAGGACTCCCAGTTTCTACCACCCAAGCAATTGTAGGAGGAGTTGTAGGAGTTGGAATCGCTATAGGTGCCCCTATAAAATGGAAAACACTTATTAAAATTGGCGCTGCATGGATTATTTCTCCTATTTTGGCTGCAATTTTCGGTTTAATCCTTCTCAAGTTCTACGGAAAAATTGTTAATAGAATTAAAAGCCTAAAAAGAATAGAGTTTCTCTATAAGTGGCTTGCGGTTCTTGGAGGCTCTTATATGGCCTTTAATTTCGGCGCTAATGAAGTCGCAAATGCCACTGGTCCCCTGGTAGGAGCTGGATTTTTTGATCCTAAAACCGCTGGAATGTTTGGAGCCTTGAGCTTAGCTTTAGGAGCATTAACTTTTAGTTACGCCGTCATATATACTGTAGGCAGAAAGATAACCTCCTTAGGTCCAATATCTGCTTTCTCCGCCCAATTTAGTTCTGCTATAGCAGTTAGTTTAGCTAATATGTTTGGGCTTCCTGTAAGTTCGAGTCAAGCCATCGTAGGAGGAGTAATAGGAGTAGGCCTTGCCAGTGGAAGGGGGATAGAAAAAGAAGTT includes:
- a CDS encoding inorganic phosphate transporter produces the protein MEAVILAAVAIGFYIAWNIGANDSANAMGTAIGAGLLSFRQATLTITIFVMLGAYLKGDKVMKTIGKGIVPPEYLSLELAIIALLAAGVWVTIATIKGLPVSTTQAIVGGVVGVGIAIGAPIKWKTLIKIGAAWIISPILAAIFGLILLKFYGKIVNRIKSLKRIEFLYKWLAVLGGSYMAFNFGANEVANATGPLVGAGFFDPKTAGMFGALSLALGALTFSYAVIYTVGRKITSLGPISAFSAQFSSAIAVSLANMFGLPVSSSQAIVGGVIGVGLASGRGIEKEVVMEIAVGWIATPTTAIVISLAMFKIFQFVGLV